A stretch of Salvelinus alpinus chromosome 4, SLU_Salpinus.1, whole genome shotgun sequence DNA encodes these proteins:
- the LOC139572987 gene encoding uncharacterized protein isoform X1, translated as MACADIPMDILGPEAEEEEYEEAGDQRGEPLIKYYQATELMPAPKGPLHDLLLKQPAVLGSLQMTSGLLSVAVGVVFAATREARHSLLTVFRVAPFTGLLFFIAGLLSNLLFKFPRLLPVCLCVNIGSMVVAGVGGVLICVDLGMDMPSWDSNVQHHIKLEVLMLCVLVMEVTLSAVLSFWIRGAKRSHSP; from the exons ATGGCTTGTGCAGACATCCCTATGGACATCCTGGGTCCTGaggctgaggaggaggagtaTGAGGAGGCCGGGGACCAGAGAGGAGAACCACTGATCAAGTATTACCAAGCAACTGAACTAATGCCTGCTCCCAAAGGACCACTCCATGACCTGTTGCTGAAGCAGCCTGCCGTGTTGGGG TCTTTGCAGATGACGAGCGGTCTACTCAGTGTTGCAGTAGGAGTTGTGTTTGCGGCAACTCGGGAGGCGAGGCATTCCCTTTTAACCGTGTTCAGAGTCGCACCCTTCACTGGACTACTA ttCTTCATCGCTGGGTTGTTATCCAACCTGTTGTTCAAATTCCCCAGACTATTACCT gtctgtctgtgtgtcaacATTGGCAGCATGGTCGTAGCAGGAGTTGGAGGAGTGTTGATATGCGTTGACTTGGGCATGGACATGCCTTCCTGGGATTCCAATGTTCAACATCATATAAAG CTGGAGGTGCTGATGCTCTGTGtgttggtcatggaggtgaccctctctgctgtcctctccttCTGGATCCGGGGAGCGAAACGCAGCCATTCACCGTGA
- the LOC139572988 gene encoding membrane-spanning 4-domains subfamily A member 15-like, translating to MKYTFQSDECMVITIPLGSLRDAQEGQLMPEKFHCVFKDVYKVFLKGQPKALGAAQLIAGVLILGLLLVQPRSLVLIYTISSVLFVVAGMLTYAAGHSPNMCVAKLSFSLNIVSCFWTLAAVALCISFGFQGEHQEVFHGTSGMIVVLLVIELVVAMVVIYWESKAVCRQHFNILPMVTLKQDV from the exons ATGAAGTACACATTTCAGTCAGATGAGTGCATGGTCATCACTATACCTCTGGGCAGTCTCAGAGATGCTCAGGAGGGCCAGCTGATGCCTGAGAAGTTCCACTGTGTCTTCAAAGATGTCTACAAGGTCTTCCTCAAGGGTCAGCCTAAAGCTCTGGGG GCGGCTCAGCTCATTGCTGGAGTCTTGATTCTGGGGCTACTGCTTGTCCAGCCCAGATCATTAGTTCTGATCTACACCATATCCAGTGTCCTG TTTGTTGTTGCCGGAATGCTGACCTATGCTGCAGGTCATTCTCCAAATATGTGTGTG GCCAAACTGTCATTTTCCTTGAACATCGTCAGCTGTTTCTGGACATTAGCTGCTgttgctctctgcatctcttttGGTTTCCAGGGGGAACATCAAGAG GTATTTCATGGAACCAGTGGGATGATTGTAGTTCTCCTGGTCATTGAACTGGTCGTTGCCATGGTGGTGATCTACTGGGAGAGTAAAGCAGTGTGCAGACAGCACTTCAACATTCTG